A part of Miscanthus floridulus cultivar M001 chromosome 6, ASM1932011v1, whole genome shotgun sequence genomic DNA contains:
- the LOC136461244 gene encoding uncharacterized protein codes for MAILWECAMPASLFDCSCPDLLGMVVLVDEWAIVPVEEQTTHPEEEDEGPVEDNVGIDTDDNNVSDHEPIFNSPTMESTRVDEEPVFTIDMYDPVNWGNLDNKSRDILVEKGPIREENIVFPMDARSRHFAYTHYSRRMSNGELFGSSNLKSSLGHDGFRDWSHVSERLKEHEVSVDHMTNMNSWNELRVRLSKHETIDKELQHQIIKEKERIRLVLLRIVATVKFLGKRSLAFRGSSEQLYNDVNGNFLACCEMVAEFDLVDDTSGLWLFNVLVDSIKSFGLNVDDIRGQGYDNGSNMKGKHKGHVEEIALEMGVESSFPVKRRSIRKKQFDETECNEAILQAENDFEAFYFLVMVDMAISSLKSIFKELQSFNEKFGFQMNSTSLKALDGVALKDHCIKFAKKFSAGGSSDVDVNDMISELAVMQSTLPDKPMSAMEIFEFVTEADCYPNVSIAYRILFTMPVTVALAERTFSKLKLLKNYLRSAMSQERLNGLATLCIEKKLLDEIDIEAIINDFAAANVRRNF; via the exons ATGGCGATCCTGTGGGAGTGTGCCATGCCTGCATCTCTGTTCGATTGTTCCTGCCCTGATCTGCTCGGCATGGTTGTCTTGGTAG ATGAGTGGGCAATAGTTCCTGTGGAGGAACAAACTACacatccagaagaagaagatgaaggcccTGTAGAAGATAATGTTGGCATCGACACGGATGATAATAACGTGAGTGATCATGAGCCCATATTTAATTCTCCTACGATGGAATCTACTCGTGTCGATGAAGAACCAGTTTTTACTATTGATATGTATGATCCAGTAAATTGGGGTAATCTTGATAACAAATCAAGGGACATATTAGTGGAGAAGGGGCCTATAAGAGAAGAAAATATTGTGTTTCCTATGGATGCGAGATCAAGACATTTTGCATACACTCATTATTCTAGAAGAATGAGCAATGGAGAG TTGTTTGGTTCTAGCAACCTCAAGAGTTCATTGGGGCATGATGGGTTTAGAGATTGGAGCCATGTTAGTGAGAGACTAAAAGAGCATGAAGTTAGCGTGGATCATATGACCAATATGAACTCTTGGAATGAATTGAGAGTTAGATTAAGCAAACATGAAACAATTGATAAAGAGCTGCAACATCAAATCATAAAGGAGAAAGAACGCATAAGGCTAGTTCTACTAAGAATTGTTGCCACTGTGAAGTTTCTTGGTAAACGCAGTTTAGCTTTTAGAGGATCCAGTGAGCAACTTTACAatgatgtgaatggtaatttcttAGCTTGTTGTGAGATGGTTGCTGAATTTGACTTG GTGGATGACACATCTGGCTTGTGGCTTTTCAATGTATTGGTTGACTCCATCAAATCATTTGGTCTTAATGTTGATGATATTAGAGGTCAAGGTTATGACAATGGCTCTAATATGAAAGGAAAACATAAGGGG CATGTAGAAG AAATTGCACTTGAAATGGGAGTAGAGTCATCCTTTCCAGTAAAGCGTCGTTCTATTAGGAAGAAACAGTTTGATGAAACTGAATGCAATGAAGCTATTTTGCAAGCTGAGAATGATTTTGAAGCTTTTTATTTTTTGGTTATGGTTGATATGGCAATTAGTTCATTGAAAAGCATATTTAAAGAACTCCAGTCATTCAATGAAAAATTTGGATTTCAGATGAATTCAACATCCTTGAAGGCATTGGATGGTGTTGCTCTAAAAGACCATTGCATTAAATTTGCAAAAAAATTCTCTGCTGGTGGTTCGTCGGATGTTGATGTAAATGATATGATTTCTGAGTTAGCTGTTATGCAGTCTACTCTGCCAGATAAGCCAATGTCTgctatggagatttttgagtttgtcACAGAAGCAGATTGTTATCCTAATGTTTCCATTGCTTATCGGATCCTATTCACTATGCCTGTGACTGTAGCCTTAGCTGAAAGAACCTTTTCAAAGCTGAAACTATTGAAGAATTATTTGAGATCCGCAATGTCCCAAGAAAGATTAAATGGTTTGGCAACTTTATGCATCGAGAAGAAATTGTTAGATGAAATTGATATTGAGGCCATCATCAATGACTTCGCAGCAGCAAATGTTCGAAGAAATTTTTAA